CGATGAAGAAATGCCTGAATCTGTTGAAGATGTTTTTAAGCTCAGCCAACAGAATCATGCCGTGGCGCGCGCCGTGCTCGATGACGTCGCCTTCGATCTCGGCGCCGGGCTTGCGAGCGTGATCAATATCATTAATCCGGCAAAAATTGTGATTGCCGGCGATCCGGTTTACCGGCGCGCAGAGTTCTTCGAGCAGATGATGCAGGATGTGACGCGACGAATCTTGCCGGGCTGTGCTTCCGGGTTG
This sequence is a window from Cytophagia bacterium CHB2. Protein-coding genes within it:
- a CDS encoding ROK family protein, with protein sequence FFGNIGHIATGNSDLPCSCGHLGCLEASVATDAILDRFFVAMEEAELELDDEEMPESVEDVFKLSQQNHAVARAVLDDVAFDLGAGLASVINIINPAKIVIAGDPVYRRAEFFEQMMQDVTRRILPGCASGLQLVRATVNENSECLGAMMLAHERFA